Proteins encoded by one window of Juglans regia cultivar Chandler chromosome 15, Walnut 2.0, whole genome shotgun sequence:
- the LOC109014618 gene encoding putative disease resistance protein At3g14460 has product MELVIINYGGTKFPNWLTSTFPHMVSLRLENCYKCTSLPPLGQYLPSLKNLWIKGMANVKSVGSEFCGGNLETLHFYDMEEWENWSPCEVLPNLCKLSLCLCPKLLGKLPNNLPLLNRVEIIDCAQLAVSISCFPDKCKFNIGEFEGVVCESKVTFKSITLYTSLSAISDQVVEMEGLAELENLSIESCEELTTLWSDKVGSLPYLPFLHSLDIYNCPKLVSLVAEEVDQERLQLRITSFTIRDCITLKSLPKALMYNNMCLQFIEIKKCDSLTHFSRSHLPPALKKLYISDCKSMRNLLEDDDNDTNNSHCSYGISSLLEVLYISNCPSLEFLTSSGELPTTLQCLDIYSCSKLESVAKSFHHNSFLTSINISSCENLQFLNGGELLPSNLRHLYIFNCEKMQGLQNGIHSLTSLRDLEIRNCPRILSFSKEGFPTNLTTLSIAYLKITEALFDWGLDNLTYLNHLEIGGCQHLVSFPDMALPASLTSLRISDFLNLECLSSEGLRKLTSLKTLWIFECKKLTSFPEDGLPPSLLELDISNCQKLMSLPKYGLPPSLQKLAISGCPLLEQRCKKDHRGEWRKIADIPCV; this is encoded by the coding sequence ATGGAGCTGGTTATAATTAACTATGGTGGTACAAAATTTCCTAATTGGTTAACATCTACATTTCCTCATATGGTGTCCTTGAGATTAGAAAATTGTTACAAGTGCACATCATTACCTCCACTGGGGCAATATTTGCCGTCACTCAAAAATCTTTGGATCAAGGGCATGGCTAACGTGAAGAGTGTTGGTTCTGAATTTTGTGGCGGTAATTTAGAGACTTTGCATTTCTATGACATGGAGGAGTGGGAGAATTGGAGTCCTTGTGAAGTACTCCCAAATCTATGTAAGCTTTCCCTTTGTCTCTGTCCGAAACTATTAGGGAAGTTACCAAACAACCTTCCTTTACTAAACAGAGTTGAGATAATTGATTGTGCGCAGTTGGCGGTCTCAATTTCATGCTTTCCAGATAAATGCAAATTTAATATTGGGGAATTCGAAGGGGTGGTGTGTGAAAGTAAGGTTACATTTAAATCAATAACATTATACACTTCACTTTCAGCAATTTCAGATCAAGTGGTTGAAATGGAAGGATTGGCAGAGTTAGAAAATTTAAGTATTGAAAGCTGTGAGGAGCTGACGACTTTGTGGTCAGACAAGGTGGGATCATTGCCATATCTCCCATTTTTGCATTCTCTCGACATTTATAATTGTCCCAAACTAGTCTCTTTGGTGGCAGAAGAAGTTGATCAAGAGCGTCTCCAACTCAGAATCACATCTTTTACTATCCGTGATTGCATAACCTTGAAATCATTACCCAAGGCGTTGATGTACAACAACATGTGTCTTCAGTTTATTGAAATAAAGAAATGTGATTCGCTAACGCATTTTTCCAGAAGCCATCTGCCTCCAGCTTTAAAGAAGCTATATATAAGCGACTGCAAGAGTATGAGGAATTTGTTagaggatgatgataatgatacaAACAACAGTCATTGCAGCTATGgcatctcatctcttcttgaGGTCTTGTACATTAGCAATTGTCCATCCCTTGAATTCTTAACATCAAGTGGAGAGTTACCCACCACACTTCAATGCCTCGATATTTACAGTTGTTCGAAGCTGGAGTCAGTAGCTAAGAGTTTTCATCATAACTCGTTTCTGACAAGTATCAACATCTCCAGCTGTGAAAATCTTCAATTCTTGAATGGTGGAGAGTTGCTCCCTTCCAACCTGAGACacctttatatatttaattgtgaGAAAATGCAGGGACTGCAGAATGGCATACACAGCCTCACCTCTCTTCGAGATTTGGAAATACGGAATTGTCCGagaattttatcattttctaaagAAGGTTTTCCCACAAACCTAACAACACTTTCGATCGCTTATCTTAAAATCACTGAAGCCTTATTCGATTGGGGGTTGGACAACCTCACTTACCtaaatcatcttgaaattgGTGGATGTCAACATCTGGTGTCCTTTCCAGATATGGCGTTGCCTGCCTCTCTAACAAGTCTCCGCATTTCAgatttcttgaatttggaatgCCTGTCTTCCGAGGGCTTAAGAAAACTCACCTCTCTTAAAACATTGTGGATCTTTGAATGCAAGAAGCTAACGAGTTTTCCAGAGGATGGCCTGCCTCCCTCACTCCTAGAGCTTGATATCTCTAATTGCCAAAAGTTGATGTCCTTACCAAAGTATGGCCTACCTCCCTCACTACAGAAACTTGCAATCAGTGGATGTCCTCTGCTGGAACAACGCTGCAAGAAAGATCATAGAGGAGAGTGGCGCAAGATTGCTGACATCCCTTGTGTTTGA